Proteins found in one Gammaproteobacteria bacterium genomic segment:
- a CDS encoding arginyltransferase, producing the protein MFKLRLYQSVPYSCPYIPTNTAHHYTTEPNLALSSDIYSQLIEMGFRRAGDRVHRPNCLSCSQCVSLRIPIERFIESRSQRRVSKKNSNLITDVVINPDYAQYISLYEHYINSRHPETISMHDALDTFENFLFSPWSDTFAVEFRLPTQEIICVSICDPLEQGWSAVYTFFDTNYSSHSLGTFSILKQIELLKKRGLDYLYLGYWINDCDKMNYKTHFRPCEGFTNDQWITINEK; encoded by the coding sequence ATGTTCAAGCTAAGATTATATCAAAGCGTACCTTATAGTTGCCCATATATTCCTACTAATACTGCGCACCACTATACAACTGAGCCCAATTTAGCATTATCTAGTGACATCTATAGCCAGTTAATTGAAATGGGCTTTCGACGTGCTGGTGATAGAGTGCATCGGCCGAATTGTTTAAGTTGTAGTCAGTGTGTCTCTTTGCGCATCCCTATTGAACGCTTTATAGAAAGCCGTAGCCAGAGACGCGTCTCCAAAAAGAACTCTAACCTTATTACAGATGTGGTCATTAACCCTGATTACGCTCAATATATATCGCTCTATGAACACTATATAAATAGTCGACACCCTGAAACAATTAGTATGCATGACGCATTAGATACGTTTGAAAATTTTTTATTTAGCCCCTGGTCCGACACTTTCGCTGTTGAATTTCGATTGCCTACTCAAGAAATCATCTGTGTTTCAATATGCGACCCTCTAGAACAGGGCTGGTCGGCGGTATACACATTTTTTGATACTAACTATTCAAGTCATAGTCTTGGTACATTTTCGATACTTAAGCAGATTGAATTATTAAAAAAACGAGGCTTAGATTATCTTTATTTAGGTTACTGGATAAATGATTGCGATAAAATGAATTATAAAACTCACTTCCGCCCATGCGAAGGGTTTACAAATGATCAATGGATAACAATCAACGAGAAATAA
- the aroQ gene encoding type II 3-dehydroquinate dehydratase, whose amino-acid sequence MSKILLLNGPNLNLLGSREPEVYGYDTLEQVVDDASLHAKSLGHELVHMQSNAEHEIINKLHAAKLENIEFIVINPGAFTHTSIALRDAFLGVGIPFIEIHISNVFAREEFRQISYLSDVALGIISGMGIYGYQLAISAAHNQLTK is encoded by the coding sequence ATGAGCAAAATCCTTCTTCTTAATGGTCCTAATTTAAACCTTCTCGGTTCTAGAGAACCCGAAGTCTATGGTTATGACACCTTAGAACAAGTAGTGGATGATGCATCTCTACATGCAAAATCGCTAGGTCATGAATTAGTGCATATGCAATCAAATGCGGAGCACGAGATTATTAATAAGCTACATGCCGCCAAACTAGAAAATATTGAATTCATTGTTATCAATCCAGGTGCGTTTACTCATACCAGCATTGCCCTACGAGACGCATTTTTGGGAGTCGGAATTCCATTCATAGAGATACATATTTCAAATGTATTTGCTCGTGAAGAGTTTCGACAAATTTCTTATTTATCTGATGTTGCCCTTGGAATTATTTCTGGCATGGGTATTTACGGGTACCAGCTTGCCATCAGTGCCGCACACAACCAGTTAACCAAATAA
- the gshA gene encoding glutamate--cysteine ligase has translation MHPSIEDNLNLISKNNLESKLGIGKVGIEKESLRTDKSGVISNTDHPIALGSALTHPYITTDYSEALLEFVTPAHETAEQAMKFLGQIHHFVYPNLINECLWPASMPCKLNGEQSIRIAEYGCSNLGLMKNIYRRGLGYRYGKVMQVISGIHVNLSMPEEFWPQWQENLGSKISKQEFINHQYFKLIRNLQRIGWLVPYLFGASPAVDKSFSHQGVKDLQKLDENTLYATNATSLRLGDIGYTNSRENEIGIQACYDNLPDYVSCLSKAIETPYKPYEDIGIKVNGEYRQLNANILQIENEYYSTVRPKQLARRNEKPTHALLDRGVQYVEIRSLDLNPFSPYGLTIEQLRFFEVMFVYCLLAEDDLIDRKEREEIDINQYEVTHHGRKADLYLRNNDESTKLQTLAKGIFASLIVVAETMDRNDGKYVKAIKQFYPSVDSVENTFSAQLLSAMRDNKLSYYEYIESLGIKYCEYFSKQEKCETTACVISDEVERSILRQKELEDSDEKNFDVFLKNYFAKSYPA, from the coding sequence ATGCATCCGTCGATTGAAGACAATTTAAATCTGATTAGTAAAAACAATCTTGAGTCAAAACTTGGTATTGGCAAGGTTGGAATAGAAAAGGAATCTTTGCGCACGGATAAAAGTGGTGTGATTTCAAATACTGATCATCCGATAGCGCTAGGCTCAGCGTTAACGCATCCTTACATCACGACAGATTATTCAGAGGCGTTATTGGAATTTGTTACACCCGCTCATGAAACTGCAGAGCAAGCGATGAAATTTCTAGGCCAGATTCATCACTTTGTTTATCCAAATTTAATTAACGAATGCTTATGGCCTGCAAGTATGCCGTGTAAGCTTAATGGTGAGCAAAGTATTCGTATTGCAGAATATGGTTGTAGCAATCTTGGCTTAATGAAAAATATCTACCGACGTGGTTTAGGATACCGCTATGGTAAAGTGATGCAGGTGATATCAGGCATTCATGTTAACTTATCAATGCCCGAAGAATTTTGGCCGCAATGGCAAGAGAATCTAGGAAGCAAAATTTCAAAACAAGAGTTTATTAATCACCAGTACTTCAAATTAATTCGTAACCTGCAGCGCATAGGTTGGCTGGTCCCTTATCTTTTTGGTGCATCACCAGCAGTGGATAAAAGTTTTAGTCACCAGGGTGTGAAGGATTTACAAAAATTGGATGAAAACACATTGTATGCAACAAATGCAACGTCGTTACGCTTGGGTGACATTGGTTATACTAACAGCCGTGAAAATGAAATTGGCATACAAGCTTGTTATGACAACTTGCCTGACTACGTAAGCTGTTTGAGTAAGGCGATTGAAACACCGTATAAACCATATGAAGACATTGGTATCAAAGTCAATGGGGAATACCGCCAGTTGAATGCAAATATTCTACAAATCGAAAACGAATACTATAGTACGGTTAGACCAAAGCAATTAGCACGTCGAAATGAAAAACCTACGCATGCGTTATTAGATCGAGGTGTACAATATGTTGAAATTCGATCGCTAGACTTAAATCCATTTTCACCTTATGGGCTAACTATAGAGCAGTTAAGATTTTTTGAAGTGATGTTTGTTTATTGCTTGTTAGCCGAAGATGATTTGATAGACAGGAAAGAACGAGAAGAGATAGATATTAATCAGTATGAGGTAACACATCATGGACGCAAAGCGGATTTGTATTTAAGAAACAATGATGAAAGTACTAAACTGCAAACACTTGCTAAAGGCATTTTTGCAAGCTTGATAGTTGTGGCAGAGACAATGGATAGAAACGATGGCAAATATGTTAAAGCGATAAAACAATTTTACCCTTCCGTTGACTCTGTAGAGAATACATTTTCAGCGCAATTGCTAAGCGCTATGCGTGACAACAAGCTATCTTATTATGAATATATAGAATCATTGGGAATCAAATATTGTGAGTATTTTTCCAAGCAGGAAAAATGTGAGACAACAGCATGTGTTATTTCTGATGAGGTGGAACGAAGTATCCTTAGGCAAAAAGAATTAGAAGATAGTGATGAAAAAAACTTTGATGTTTTCCTAAAGAATTATTTTGCTAAGAGTTATCCTGCTTGA
- the dsbD gene encoding protein-disulfide reductase DsbD encodes MGHQANQLIHQSIWISFLVALLLVCTTSLSFAAGSPFGGSSEDEEFLTVDEAFQLTATSNSTNEIKLFWNIAEGYYLYRKRISVSSDDAKLAIGELDLPTGKNYHDEFFGDVAIYENSLDVAVPISASTNSVELIVGYQGCAHAGLCYPPVKKTVTVSLPGNSNGSNTSIAKPVSAVNSSINQNTAPANEEDSILADLKDANPLIAILLSLGFGILVAFTACMYPMIPILSSLIMGQGEKITTFRAFSLSLSYTQGIAITFGILGAIMALVGEALGIQGSLQTPWILIPSALLFIGLALSMFGFYEIQVPSALQSKLNEKSNQQKGGSLFGVGLMGVLSALIVGPCGGPVLLAVLAFAAQSQNPLAGFLYLWVFGTGMGLPLLIMGSGGGALLPKAGTWMDKVKATGGVIMIALAISFLERLSPTYISPSIIMLMWGALLIIVAVYLGALKSLSDDCNGWSKLWKGLGLILLIYGAMFLIGLAGGGKDTLKPLTGIISIGQQAANQQHIAHKRIKTIEDLNQELASAKAAGKPVMLDFYADWCAYCKVMEKRVFPDPAVVAALENVVFLQADITVQDEADKKLARYLDMSAPPVLYFWDAQGNDLRSSRLTGSVTAEQLAKHLNTIF; translated from the coding sequence ATGGGTCACCAAGCAAACCAGTTAATTCACCAATCTATTTGGATAAGCTTTCTAGTAGCATTGTTACTGGTTTGCACAACAAGCCTGTCATTTGCCGCGGGCAGCCCGTTTGGCGGTAGTAGCGAAGATGAAGAATTCCTCACCGTCGATGAAGCATTCCAGCTGACCGCAACGAGTAATTCAACCAATGAAATAAAATTATTCTGGAATATTGCTGAAGGCTATTACCTATATAGAAAGCGCATTAGTGTCAGCAGTGATGATGCCAAACTCGCAATTGGCGAATTAGACTTACCTACTGGAAAAAACTACCACGACGAATTTTTTGGTGACGTTGCAATATACGAGAACAGTTTAGATGTTGCTGTGCCCATATCAGCTAGCACTAATTCTGTTGAGCTAATTGTTGGATACCAGGGCTGCGCTCATGCTGGCTTATGTTACCCGCCTGTTAAAAAGACTGTTACCGTCTCACTACCTGGAAATTCTAATGGCTCCAACACAAGTATCGCCAAACCTGTTAGTGCGGTAAATTCTAGCATCAACCAAAACACAGCACCTGCAAATGAAGAAGATAGCATCTTGGCTGATCTTAAAGATGCTAACCCTTTGATAGCAATTTTACTTAGTTTAGGTTTCGGTATTTTGGTGGCATTCACCGCTTGCATGTACCCAATGATTCCAATCTTAAGTTCATTGATCATGGGGCAAGGCGAAAAAATAACTACCTTCCGAGCATTTAGCTTATCTCTTAGCTACACTCAAGGCATTGCCATTACCTTTGGTATTCTTGGCGCAATTATGGCTCTGGTTGGTGAAGCGTTAGGTATTCAAGGCAGTTTACAAACACCTTGGATATTAATTCCATCAGCACTTTTATTTATTGGCTTAGCATTATCTATGTTTGGCTTTTATGAAATCCAAGTACCTAGTGCACTGCAAAGCAAGTTAAACGAAAAAAGTAATCAGCAAAAAGGCGGCTCATTATTCGGTGTTGGTTTAATGGGCGTGCTATCTGCATTAATTGTCGGCCCTTGTGGTGGTCCTGTACTATTGGCGGTACTCGCGTTTGCTGCGCAATCACAAAATCCTTTGGCTGGATTCTTATACTTATGGGTATTTGGTACCGGCATGGGTTTGCCCCTACTCATCATGGGTTCAGGCGGTGGAGCATTGTTACCCAAAGCGGGCACTTGGATGGATAAAGTTAAAGCCACCGGTGGCGTAATTATGATTGCATTGGCCATTAGCTTCTTAGAACGACTTAGCCCAACCTACATATCTCCTTCAATCATTATGCTGATGTGGGGAGCTCTATTAATCATAGTTGCCGTTTACTTAGGTGCTTTAAAGTCACTATCTGACGATTGCAACGGTTGGAGCAAATTATGGAAAGGCCTCGGATTAATCTTATTAATCTATGGAGCTATGTTCTTAATAGGCCTTGCCGGTGGTGGCAAAGACACCTTGAAGCCACTTACAGGCATTATCTCAATAGGGCAACAAGCTGCAAACCAGCAACACATTGCACATAAACGTATCAAAACAATAGAAGATTTAAATCAAGAATTAGCTTCGGCTAAGGCAGCAGGGAAGCCTGTAATGCTAGATTTTTATGCCGACTGGTGCGCCTACTGCAAGGTTATGGAAAAGAGAGTATTTCCCGACCCAGCTGTAGTCGCCGCCTTAGAAAATGTCGTTTTTTTGCAAGCTGACATTACTGTTCAGGATGAAGCTGATAAAAAACTGGCACGCTATTTAGATATGTCAGCACCACCTGTCTTGTATTTTTGGGATGCTCAAGGAAATGACTTAAGAAGCAGTCGATTAACAGGTAGCGTCACCGCGGAACAGCTAGCCAAGCATTTGAACACTATCTTTTAA
- a CDS encoding DUF2322 family protein — MSNKNFGEGFNDLQPTDHFKHLKLTKQNGDEIITLDNIPGKQASVKILYNIASNNVIGTAEAQSGLALYGDYTEEEKQQPYAHPNIRLLIDIIEYNEQWSVEAE; from the coding sequence ATGAGCAATAAAAATTTCGGTGAAGGCTTTAATGACTTACAGCCAACAGATCACTTTAAACACTTAAAACTAACAAAACAAAACGGCGATGAAATTATCACACTAGACAACATTCCCGGCAAACAAGCTTCCGTGAAAATTCTTTACAACATCGCCAGTAACAATGTTATCGGTACTGCAGAAGCTCAATCAGGATTAGCTTTATACGGCGATTACACCGAAGAAGAAAAACAACAACCTTATGCGCATCCCAACATTCGCTTGTTAATTGATATTATCGAGTATAACGAACAATGGTCTGTTGAAGCTGAATAA
- a CDS encoding FxsA family protein encodes MRGFPVIAAFFIGVPLIEIYLFIQLGGIIGALPTVILVIVTALLGVSLLRAQGFSTMAKFQQEVSTGQLPATTMLEGVALIFGGALLLTPGFLTDAIGFLCLIPFTRRTIISWLIKNMTVTSSAAFYESRQSSKPRDTDVIEGEISKSDENSWKQK; translated from the coding sequence ATGCGAGGCTTTCCGGTCATTGCGGCATTTTTTATCGGTGTTCCACTGATTGAAATCTACCTATTTATACAGTTAGGCGGCATTATTGGCGCGCTACCAACGGTAATATTGGTAATCGTGACCGCATTGCTTGGAGTTTCTTTGCTACGTGCACAGGGTTTCAGCACCATGGCTAAATTCCAGCAAGAAGTGTCCACTGGTCAACTGCCTGCTACAACTATGTTAGAGGGAGTAGCATTAATTTTTGGTGGAGCATTGCTTCTAACCCCAGGATTTTTGACTGATGCTATTGGCTTTCTATGCCTTATCCCATTCACTCGTAGGACTATTATTTCTTGGTTAATCAAGAACATGACAGTCACTTCTAGTGCTGCTTTTTATGAAAGTCGCCAGTCATCAAAGCCACGTGACACTGATGTTATCGAAGGCGAAATTAGTAAAAGCGATGAAAATTCTTGGAAGCAGAAATAA
- the groES gene encoding co-chaperone GroES: MNLRPLHDRVVVKRMEEERTSPGGIVIPDSATEKPIKGEIVAVGNGKANDSGKVQALDVKKGDTVLFGKYSGTEVKVDGEDLLVMREDDIMAVIEG; encoded by the coding sequence ATGAATTTACGTCCTTTACACGACCGTGTAGTAGTTAAACGAATGGAAGAAGAACGCACCAGTCCTGGTGGCATTGTCATTCCTGATTCTGCAACAGAAAAGCCTATTAAAGGTGAAATAGTTGCTGTGGGAAATGGCAAAGCGAACGATAGCGGCAAAGTGCAAGCACTTGACGTTAAAAAGGGCGATACCGTTTTGTTCGGAAAATATTCTGGAACTGAAGTTAAGGTAGACGGCGAAGACTTACTAGTGATGCGTGAAGACGACATTATGGCTGTCATTGAAGGCTAG
- the accB gene encoding acetyl-CoA carboxylase biotin carboxyl carrier protein → MDIRKVKKLIELLEESGIAEIEIKEGEESVRISRDNPNGPVMPMQYAATPAPAPMPAAPAESTSAEPAIVSGHQVTSPMVGTFYEASSPGATPFTEVGKQVKEGDVLCIIEAMKMLNQIESDKSGTVKAVLAENGQPVEFGQPLFVIE, encoded by the coding sequence ATGGATATACGAAAAGTAAAAAAACTAATTGAGTTGCTAGAAGAATCTGGCATTGCAGAAATAGAAATCAAAGAAGGCGAAGAGTCAGTACGCATCAGTCGTGACAACCCTAACGGACCAGTTATGCCAATGCAATATGCAGCCACGCCTGCTCCTGCACCTATGCCAGCTGCTCCAGCAGAAAGCACTAGTGCAGAGCCTGCTATTGTTAGCGGTCATCAAGTCACATCGCCTATGGTGGGCACCTTTTACGAAGCGTCCTCACCAGGTGCGACTCCTTTTACCGAAGTTGGCAAACAAGTTAAAGAAGGCGACGTGCTTTGTATTATTGAAGCGATGAAAATGCTTAACCAAATTGAGAGTGACAAGTCTGGTACTGTAAAAGCCGTATTAGCCGAAAACGGTCAGCCAGTTGAATTTGGGCAACCACTTTTTGTGATTGAATAA
- the groL gene encoding chaperonin GroEL (60 kDa chaperone family; promotes refolding of misfolded polypeptides especially under stressful conditions; forms two stacked rings of heptamers to form a barrel-shaped 14mer; ends can be capped by GroES; misfolded proteins enter the barrel where they are refolded when GroES binds) yields MSAKEVIFGDEARTRMVNGVNILANAVKATLGPKGRNVVLDKSFGAPTVTKDGVSVAKEIELEDKLENMGAQMVKEVASQTSDVAGDGTTTATVLAQSIVREGMKAVAAGMNPMDLKRGIDKAVTTAVDALKTASVPCSDNKSIAQVGSISANSDTSIGDIIAESMDKVGKEGVITVEEGNALENELDVVEGMQFDRGYLSPYFVNNQDNMTCDMDDPFILLHDKKVSNIRDLLPLLEGVAKAGRPLMIIAEDVEGEALATLVVNTIRGIVKVAAVKAPGFGDRRKAMLEDIAILTGGTVIAEEVGLSLEKATLEDLGTAKRIQISKENTTIVDGAGQADAIKARVDHLRTQIEESASDYDREKLQERMAKLAGGVAVIKVGAATEVEMKEKKARVEDALHATRAAVEEGVVPGGGVALIRARKALADLAGDNDDQTAGINIARRAMEEPLRQITTNAGDEASVVLAKVDEGDGNFGYNAASGEYGDMIDMGILDPTKVTRSALQNAGSIAGLMITTQAMVAEIPQEEAGGHAHAPDMGGMGGMGGMM; encoded by the coding sequence ATGAGTGCAAAAGAAGTCATTTTTGGAGATGAAGCCAGAACCCGTATGGTCAATGGTGTGAACATCTTAGCTAACGCAGTTAAAGCAACACTAGGACCAAAAGGCCGCAACGTTGTTTTAGATAAATCATTTGGCGCACCCACGGTGACTAAAGATGGTGTATCAGTTGCAAAAGAAATTGAGCTAGAAGACAAGCTTGAAAATATGGGTGCACAGATGGTGAAAGAGGTTGCCTCACAAACATCTGATGTGGCGGGTGACGGAACAACTACAGCAACAGTACTTGCGCAATCAATTGTGCGTGAAGGCATGAAAGCCGTTGCTGCCGGAATGAACCCTATGGATCTTAAGCGAGGTATTGATAAAGCAGTAACTACTGCAGTTGATGCATTAAAGACAGCATCGGTACCCTGTTCAGATAACAAGTCAATTGCACAGGTTGGTAGTATTTCAGCTAACTCTGATACTTCAATCGGTGACATCATTGCTGAGTCTATGGACAAAGTAGGAAAGGAAGGTGTAATAACAGTTGAAGAAGGTAATGCACTAGAAAACGAGTTAGACGTTGTTGAAGGTATGCAGTTTGACCGTGGGTATCTTTCGCCTTACTTTGTGAATAACCAAGACAACATGACATGTGATATGGATGACCCGTTTATCTTGTTACATGATAAGAAAGTATCAAACATCCGTGATCTTCTTCCTTTATTGGAGGGTGTTGCAAAAGCGGGCCGTCCTTTAATGATTATTGCAGAAGATGTTGAAGGTGAAGCACTAGCAACATTAGTAGTTAACACTATCCGCGGTATTGTTAAAGTTGCTGCTGTTAAAGCACCAGGTTTTGGTGATCGTCGTAAAGCAATGTTAGAAGACATAGCGATTCTTACTGGCGGTACAGTGATTGCTGAAGAAGTTGGTTTATCTCTAGAAAAAGCAACATTAGAAGACTTAGGTACAGCTAAGCGTATTCAGATCTCTAAAGAGAACACCACTATTGTTGATGGTGCTGGTCAAGCAGACGCAATTAAAGCGCGTGTTGATCATCTTCGAACACAAATTGAAGAATCTGCATCTGATTATGATAGAGAAAAACTTCAAGAGCGCATGGCTAAATTAGCTGGGGGTGTTGCAGTGATCAAAGTGGGCGCAGCTACAGAAGTTGAAATGAAAGAAAAGAAAGCACGTGTAGAAGATGCATTACACGCAACTCGTGCAGCAGTAGAAGAAGGTGTTGTGCCTGGTGGCGGTGTTGCACTTATTCGTGCACGCAAAGCATTAGCAGATTTGGCTGGTGATAATGATGATCAGACTGCAGGCATCAACATTGCGCGTCGTGCAATGGAAGAGCCACTACGTCAAATTACAACTAACGCAGGTGACGAAGCTTCAGTTGTTCTGGCCAAGGTTGACGAAGGCGATGGTAACTTCGGTTACAATGCAGCATCAGGAGAATACGGCGACATGATTGATATGGGTATTCTTGATCCAACTAAAGTAACCCGTTCTGCATTACAGAACGCTGGTTCAATCGCTGGATTAATGATTACTACTCAAGCGATGGTTGCTGAAATTCCTCAGGAAGAGGCTGGCGGCCATGCGCATGCACCTGATATGGGTGGCATGGGTGGAATGGGCGGCATGATGTAA
- the accC gene encoding acetyl-CoA carboxylase biotin carboxylase subunit, with protein sequence MLEKVVIANRGEIALRILRACRELGIKTVAVHSTVDRDLKHVKLADESVCIGPAPSTESYLNIPAIISAAELTDASAIHPGYGFLSENDDFAERVESSGFVFIGPTAETIRRMGDKISAKNAMQEAGVPCVPGSLEPLTDDFTSNSRLANEIGYPVIVKAAGGGGGRGMRVVRGDDELADSVSLTRAEATAAFNNGTLYMEKFLETPRHIEIQVLSDTHGNAIYLAERDCSMQRRHQKVIEEAPAPGLTDEERNFIGTRCTDACKLIGYRGAGTFEFLYENGEFYFIEMNTRVQVEHPVTEYITGIDIVKQQLLIASGEALAITQDDVKITGHAMECRLNAEDSDTFIPSPGEITRYHSAGGFGVRVDSHIYSGYSVPPNYDSMIGKLITHGEDRATAIKRMQGALQEMIIDGIKTNIPLQLRLMADPEFGKGQVDIHYLERLLESRN encoded by the coding sequence ATGTTAGAAAAAGTTGTTATAGCTAACCGTGGCGAAATTGCTCTACGCATATTGCGCGCATGCCGTGAGCTTGGCATCAAAACAGTTGCCGTGCATTCCACTGTGGACCGTGATTTAAAACACGTAAAACTTGCTGATGAATCTGTCTGCATAGGCCCTGCACCCTCAACAGAAAGTTACTTAAATATTCCGGCCATTATTAGCGCGGCAGAACTAACTGACGCTTCTGCCATTCACCCAGGCTACGGCTTTTTGTCAGAAAATGATGATTTTGCAGAGCGTGTGGAATCCAGTGGTTTTGTGTTTATAGGTCCAACTGCTGAAACCATTCGCCGCATGGGTGATAAAATTTCTGCCAAGAATGCAATGCAAGAAGCTGGTGTGCCGTGTGTGCCTGGCTCTCTAGAGCCTCTAACAGATGATTTCACTAGCAATTCTAGATTAGCAAATGAAATTGGTTATCCCGTTATTGTCAAAGCTGCTGGTGGAGGCGGTGGTCGTGGCATGCGGGTTGTGCGTGGTGATGACGAGTTAGCAGATTCAGTTTCATTAACTAGAGCTGAAGCAACGGCCGCATTTAACAATGGCACTTTGTATATGGAAAAGTTTTTAGAAACGCCACGCCACATAGAAATACAGGTTCTTTCAGACACGCATGGTAATGCTATTTATTTGGCCGAACGTGACTGCTCAATGCAACGCCGACATCAAAAAGTCATTGAAGAAGCCCCTGCACCTGGCTTAACTGATGAAGAACGCAATTTTATTGGAACACGTTGCACTGACGCATGTAAGTTAATTGGCTATCGAGGTGCCGGTACATTTGAATTTTTATATGAAAACGGCGAATTCTATTTCATTGAAATGAATACGCGAGTTCAAGTTGAGCATCCAGTAACTGAATACATTACTGGTATTGATATTGTTAAACAGCAGCTGCTAATCGCTTCTGGAGAAGCGTTAGCAATAACTCAAGACGATGTGAAGATTACTGGTCACGCAATGGAATGTCGCTTAAATGCAGAAGACTCAGATACTTTCATCCCTAGCCCTGGGGAAATCACCCGCTACCATAGCGCGGGAGGTTTTGGTGTTCGCGTTGATTCACATATTTATAGCGGCTACTCAGTACCACCTAATTACGATTCTATGATCGGGAAATTAATTACCCATGGTGAAGATCGTGCTACCGCCATTAAGCGTATGCAGGGCGCTTTACAAGAAATGATTATTGATGGAATAAAAACTAATATTCCACTACAACTTAGACTCATGGCTGATCCTGAGTTTGGCAAGGGGCAAGTCGACATACACTATTTGGAACGACTACTCGAAAGCCGAAATTAG
- the ampD gene encoding 1,6-anhydro-N-acetylmuramyl-L-alanine amidase AmpD codes for MRIDTATHCIVGVEFIESPNFDERPANTEIDLLVIHNISLPPNEFGGGYVKDLFQNRLDSSIHSYFEEIKGMEVSSHLLIERSGKLIQFVPFNKRAWHAGQSCFNGKERCNDFSIGIELEGADDIEYTDAQYDVLRVVILSLQMTYPTLNESKIVGHCEIAPGRKTDPGPAFDWERIN; via the coding sequence ATGAGAATAGACACAGCTACACATTGTATCGTCGGGGTTGAATTCATCGAGTCACCCAATTTTGATGAGCGACCAGCAAATACAGAGATAGACTTGCTGGTGATACACAATATTAGCTTGCCGCCAAATGAGTTCGGGGGCGGCTATGTGAAAGACTTATTCCAAAATAGACTTGATTCAAGCATTCACTCTTATTTTGAAGAAATTAAAGGCATGGAAGTGTCGAGTCATTTACTTATTGAGCGTTCAGGGAAATTAATTCAATTCGTGCCTTTTAATAAGCGTGCGTGGCATGCAGGTCAGTCTTGTTTTAATGGTAAAGAAAGGTGTAATGATTTTTCAATTGGTATTGAGTTAGAAGGTGCTGATGATATTGAGTACACGGATGCGCAGTACGATGTGTTGCGCGTGGTTATTTTAAGTTTGCAAATGACTTATCCAACATTGAATGAGAGTAAAATTGTTGGGCATTGTGAAATTGCCCCTGGACGAAAAACTGATCCTGGGCCGGCGTTTGACTGGGAACGGATTAACTAA
- the cutA gene encoding divalent-cation tolerance protein CutA produces MPTINNQEMLLVMTTITDIDKAKLLARQVVEEQLAACCNIVSGVTSIYRWKDELCEDQECLLVMKTIKTRYIQLSEFILQQHPYETPELIALPIKESTQEYLSWVTKQTS; encoded by the coding sequence ATGCCTACAATAAATAATCAAGAAATGCTGTTAGTTATGACCACAATCACTGACATCGATAAGGCAAAATTGCTCGCCCGTCAGGTAGTCGAAGAACAACTAGCTGCTTGTTGCAACATAGTATCTGGTGTGACATCAATTTATCGCTGGAAAGATGAACTGTGTGAAGACCAAGAGTGTCTATTAGTAATGAAAACAATAAAAACCCGGTATATACAGTTAAGTGAGTTTATCCTTCAACAGCATCCTTACGAAACCCCGGAATTAATCGCTTTACCTATCAAAGAAAGCACACAAGAGTATTTATCATGGGTCACCAAGCAAACCAGTTAA